A single window of Plectropomus leopardus isolate mb chromosome 12, YSFRI_Pleo_2.0, whole genome shotgun sequence DNA harbors:
- the LOC121951921 gene encoding chemokine XC receptor 1-like yields MASTLSDGGVSISSDDKELLCEETFSFDTISGVIFIFIFVLSITGNCLLLCVLAIYENLKNVTNLFVLNLACSDLLFTVTLPFWAVLKLHHWIFGEFACKLLTALYIIGLYSSIVLLTAMTVDRFVTVVLHNWPSNRLRRQRCAIVACAVAWIIGIAASVSDAIKVKVVNYWDGLYNCEDTSEGYDVNLGYYLQVSLLFFLPFAIIVLCYSAILKTVLQASNRRRYKTVVVVLCIVAAFFICWGPFNILLFIEPFYEPKSCEAKKQLNIAFDICKILAFSHCCMNPLLYMLSQKLRRHLLDLLCCMKARVRYRASGITKSTSVIQNVAFVAQNSAIMLELN; encoded by the coding sequence ATGGCGTCAACACTGAGTGATGGAGGTGTGAGCATCAGTAGTGATGATAAGGAGCTTCTTTGTGAGGAGACGTTTAGCTTCGACACCATCAGTGGTGTCatcttcatttttatctttgtccTCAGTATCACAGGCAACTGTCTTCTTTTATGTGTTCTTGCCATCTACGAGAaccttaaaaatgtcacaaatctGTTTGTCCTGAACCTGGCCTGCTCCGATTTGCTCTTCACTGTCACACTTCCATTCTGGGCCGTCCTTAAACTGCACCACTGGATCTTCGGGGAGTTTGCCTGCAAACTTTTGACTGCGCTATACATCATCGGTTTATACAGTAGCATCGTTCTACTAACTGCCATGACTGTAGATCGTTTCGTAACAGTTGTGCTGCATAACTGGCCAAGCAACCGTTTAAGGAGGCAGAGATGTGCAATCGTTGCCTGTGCAGTGGCCTGGATCATCGGTATTGCTGCATCTGTGAGTGACGCTATCAAAGTAAAGGTGGTAAACTACTGGGATGGTCTTTACAATTGTGAGGATACTTCTGAGGGCTATGATGTCAATCTGGGATATTATCTCCAAGTGTCCCTGCTCTTCTTCCTCCCATTTGCCATCATTGTTTTGTGCTACTCTGCCATCCTCAAGACAGTTTTGCAGGCTTCAAACAGAAGAAGGTACAAGACTGTAGTGGTGGTGTTGTGTATTGTTGCAGCCTTCTTCATTTGCTGGGGACCATTCaatattttgcttttcataGAGCCTTTTTATGAACCAAAAAGCtgtgaagcaaaaaaacaactgaacatTGCCTTTGATATTTGTAAAATACTTGCTTTTTCTCACTGCTGTATGAACCCTCTGCTGTACATGCTCTCACAAAAGCTGCGACGGCATCTTTTGGATCTTTTATGTTGCATGAAGGCCAGGGTGAGGTACAGGGCGAGTGGCATTACCAAGAGCACTTCTGTTATTCAGAATGtagcttttgttgcacaaaactCTGCCATTATGTtggaactaaactaa
- the LOC121950895 gene encoding chemokine XC receptor 1-like translates to MALDIDYNDSFYYQYMDDYENAVVFSETRSTIHLFYPVCWILILCIGIPGNCFLLWVLLRERAWRTASDILLLQLPISNLCFTVRLPFEAYLSLHHGGSVGNWGCVVMTVAFFLGLNSCVLILTTMTLYRYAAVVHGSYLSAQSPKKSSVVMSCMIWLGCAAINIRTIVSRMVREDRFGDFFCLHAPPSHSMLLYYDIVQIVSFFIIPFIVISCCYIHMWITQCRTNRQHQSSGLISGMIVIIFICLAPYNIRKFTVVLMMFGVLKIADEWREELHHAELIVFTLLFLHCCLNPLFYIFGAQRFRKHLRMPYNTSSQRGDRGQNLSSMAVIPPHDTSV, encoded by the coding sequence ATGGCCCTTGACATCGACTACAACGACAGTTTCTACTATCAATATATGGATGATTATGAGAACGCCGTAGTCTTCTCAGAGACAAGGTCAACTATTCATCTTTTCTACCCTGTGTGCTGGATTCTCATTCTCTGCATTGGCATACCTGGGAACTGCTTCCTCCTGTGGGTTCTTCTGAGGGAACGAGCTTGGAGGACCGCATCCGACATCTTACTTCTACAACTCCCAATTTCTAACCTTTGCTTCACTGTGCGCCTGCCTTTTGAGGCCTACCTAAGCTTACACCATGGCGGTAGCGTTGGGAACTGGGGCTGTGTAGTCATGACGGTGGCCTTTTTCTTGGGGTTGAACAGCTGCGTGTTGATCCTCACCACCATGACATTGTATCGCTATGCTGCTGTGGTCCATGGTTCGTATCTGTCTGCACAGTCACCCAAAAAATCAAGTGTTGTCATGAGTTGCATGATATGGCTGGGATGTGCTGCTATAAACATTAGGACAATAGTCAGTCGTATGGTCAGAGAAGAcagatttggtgattttttttgtttacatgctcCACCATCACATAGTATGCTGTTATATTATGACATTGTGCAGATTGTCTCTTTCTTCATCATACCATTCATTGTCATTTCATGTTGCTATATCCACATGTGGATCACACAGTGCAGGACAAACAGACAGCACCAGTCCTCAGGATTGATTTCAGGGATGATTGTCataattttcatttgtttggcACCATACAATATCAGAAAATTTACCGTGGTCTTGATGATGTTTGGTGTTCTGAAAATTGCAGATGAATGGAGAGAGGAATTGCACCATGCAGAGTTAATAGTTTTCACACTTCTTTTCCTACACTGCTGCTTGAACCCACTGTTCTACATATTTGGAGCGCAAAGGTTTAGGAAGCATCTCCGCATGCCATATAACACTTCATCCCAGAGAGGAGATCGGGGTCAGAACCTCAGTTCAATGGCAGTCATCCCTCCACACGACACCTCTGTGTGA